One stretch of Periplaneta americana isolate PAMFEO1 chromosome 1, P.americana_PAMFEO1_priV1, whole genome shotgun sequence DNA includes these proteins:
- the Polr2J gene encoding DNA-directed RNA polymerase II subunit RPB11, whose translation MNAPPTFESFLLFEGEKKIIKEQDTKVPNAAIFTINKEDHTLGNMIRNQLLKDPNVLFAGYKLPHPLEHKFILRIQTTSDYTPQDALMHAITDLLAELSLFEERFREAIKEKKEGLD comes from the exons ATGAATGCACCGCCAACATTCGAATCATTTCTTCTATTCGAGGGAGAAAAGAA GATTATAAAGGAACAAGACACAAAAGTACCAAACGctgcaatttttacaataaataaagaagatcACACCTTGGGTAATATGATCAGGAA CCAGCTTTTGAAGGATCCAAACGTTCTTTTTGCTGGGTACAAACTTCCTCATCCTTTGGAACACAAGTTTATACTACGGATTCAAACTACTTCAGACTATACTCCACAGGATGCCCTCATGCATGCAATAACAGATTTGTTGGCTGAGTTGTCACTTTTTGAAGAGAGATTTAGA GAAGCAattaaagagaagaaagaaggacTGGATTAG